One genomic segment of Hordeum vulgare subsp. vulgare chromosome 2H, MorexV3_pseudomolecules_assembly, whole genome shotgun sequence includes these proteins:
- the LOC123427124 gene encoding ubiquitin-like-conjugating enzyme ATG10 isoform X1: MGGSSVCDGTLSLDEFNASAKALVTKWSGIDVDNALPDWEWRPCRKMGVPSETEGFVALEGVYRIGAGSQSEESDDDPVPDDVVEHDTWVQSSRDNVHLYDFHIVYSFSYKVPVLYFQGLQSGGQLLTLDEIKKDLPSHSLQLLNESKWTFITREEHPHLSRPWFTLHPCGTSDWMKLLLHKLGDKDRSLQYLSAWLSVVGQAVGLKIPLKLYCNS; encoded by the exons ATGGGGGGCTCCTCGGTGTGCGACGGGACTCTGTCTCTCGACGAGTTCAACGCCTCGGCGAAGGCGTTGGTCACCAAGTGGAGCGGGATCGATGTCGACAACGCCCTTCCCGACTGGGAGTGGAGGCCTTGCCGCAAGATGGGGGTGCCATCTGAG ACGGAGGGGTTTGTAGCCCTGGAAGGAGTGTACCGCATTGGCGCAGGAAGCCAG AGTGAGGAGAGCGATGACGACCCTGTCCCTGATGATGTTGTAGAGCATGATACCTGG GTTCAGAGCTCCAGGGATAATGTTCACCTTTATGATTTCCATATTGTCTACAGCTTTTCTTACAAGGTTCCGGTGCTATACTTTCAAGGTCTTCAGTCTG GTGGGCAGCTGCTAACTTTAGATGAGATAAAAAAGGATCTTCCTTCTCATTCACTTCAGTTGTTAAACGAATCAAAGTGGACATTTATTACTCGAGAG GAGCATCCCCACCTAAGTAGGCCAtggttcaccttgcatccatgtgGAACCAGTGACTGGATGAAGTTGCTTCTTCATAAACTGGGAGACAAGGATCGATCTCTGCAATACTTGTCAGCATGGTTATCTGTGGTTGGTCAGGCAGTAGGATTGAAGATcccgcttaagctttattgcaatTCATAG
- the LOC123427124 gene encoding ubiquitin-like-conjugating enzyme ATG10 isoform X2: MGGSSVCDGTLSLDEFNASAKALVTKWSGIDVDNALPDWEWRPCRKMGVPSETEGFVALEGVYRIGAGSQSEESDDDPVPDDVVEHDTWVQSSRDNVHLYDFHIVYSFSYKVPVLYFQGLQSGGQLLTLDEIKKDLPSHSLQLLNESKWTFITRETHQKWLSVSCPPAGASPPK, translated from the exons ATGGGGGGCTCCTCGGTGTGCGACGGGACTCTGTCTCTCGACGAGTTCAACGCCTCGGCGAAGGCGTTGGTCACCAAGTGGAGCGGGATCGATGTCGACAACGCCCTTCCCGACTGGGAGTGGAGGCCTTGCCGCAAGATGGGGGTGCCATCTGAG ACGGAGGGGTTTGTAGCCCTGGAAGGAGTGTACCGCATTGGCGCAGGAAGCCAG AGTGAGGAGAGCGATGACGACCCTGTCCCTGATGATGTTGTAGAGCATGATACCTGG GTTCAGAGCTCCAGGGATAATGTTCACCTTTATGATTTCCATATTGTCTACAGCTTTTCTTACAAGGTTCCGGTGCTATACTTTCAAGGTCTTCAGTCTG GTGGGCAGCTGCTAACTTTAGATGAGATAAAAAAGGATCTTCCTTCTCATTCACTTCAGTTGTTAAACGAATCAAAGTGGACATTTATTACTCGAGAG ACTCACCAAAAATGGTTGAGCGTCTCTTGCCCTCCTGCAGGAGCATCCCCACCTAAGTAG
- the LOC123427124 gene encoding ubiquitin-like-conjugating enzyme ATG10 isoform X3 — translation MFTFMISILSTAFLTRFRCYTFKVFSLVCGQLLTLDEIKKDLPSHSLQLLNESKWTFITREEHPHLSRPWFTLHPCGTSDWMKLLLHKLGDKDRSLQYLSAWLSVVGQAVGLKIPLKLYCNS, via the exons ATGTTCACCTTTATGATTTCCATATTGTCTACAGCTTTTCTTACAAGGTTCCGGTGCTATACTTTCAAGGTCTTCAGTCTGGTAT GTGGGCAGCTGCTAACTTTAGATGAGATAAAAAAGGATCTTCCTTCTCATTCACTTCAGTTGTTAAACGAATCAAAGTGGACATTTATTACTCGAGAG GAGCATCCCCACCTAAGTAGGCCAtggttcaccttgcatccatgtgGAACCAGTGACTGGATGAAGTTGCTTCTTCATAAACTGGGAGACAAGGATCGATCTCTGCAATACTTGTCAGCATGGTTATCTGTGGTTGGTCAGGCAGTAGGATTGAAGATcccgcttaagctttattgcaatTCATAG
- the LOC123427126 gene encoding 6,7-dimethyl-8-ribityllumazine synthase, chloroplastic-like yields MAASPATSSAPAGASSFARLSSAPLRAPRAAAASFPSPNSARPAALVADARASRLPVVAAAAAGHQRLMGSLTNNEGLRFGVVVARFNEIVTNLLLQGALEAFERYSVKAENITVVSVPGSFEIPVAAQKLGKSGKYDAILCIGAVIRGDTTHYDAVANSAASGVLNAGLSAGIPCVFGVLTCDDMDQALNRAGGKAGNKGAETAITAIEMASLFRHHLA; encoded by the exons ATGGCGGCTTCACCGGCAACATCGTCCGCGCCCGCGGGGGCCTCCTCCTTCGCGCGGCTATCCAGCGCGCCTCTGCGTGCGCCcagagccgccgccgcctcgttcCCGTCGCCCAACTCCG CTCGTCCGGCCGCGCTGGTCGCGGATGCTCGGGCCTCTCGGCTCCCCGTCGTGGCCGCAGCCGCCGCAGGGCACCAGCGGCTGATGGGGTCGCTGACCAACAACGAGGGGCTCAGGTTCGGCGTG GTTGTGGCACGGTTCAATGAGATAGTGACCAACTTGCTTCTGCAGGGGGCTCTAGAGGCATTCGAGCGATACTCGGTCAAAGCAGAAAATATCACC GTTGTTAGTGTTCCTGGCAGCTTTGAAATTCCTGTTGCAGCACAGAAGCTTGGGAAGTCTGGAAAGTATGATGCAATTTTGTGCATTGGGGCTGTG ATTAGAGGTGACACAACTCACTATGATGCTGTTGCAAACTCTGCTGCTTCAGGTGTACTCAATGCTGGATTGTCTGCCG GTATTCCCTGCGTATTTGGTGTTCTGACCTGTGATGACATGGACCAG GCGCTAAATCGCGCTGGTGGGAAGGCTGGAAACAAGGGTGCCGAAACCGCTATAACTGCC ATTGAGATGGCCTCGCTGTTTCGGCATCACTTAGCCTGA